CCGATGTTCATCGTTACGTCCGTCGGTTTGGTGTTTTTTTCTTCGTCCAAACCGAACGCGTAGGTGTAGGTACCGCCGCTCTTTCCTGTAACCGCGATACGGAGGACCAATCCGTCCTTCTTTTGCCCCTCGATGTATTCAACCACCTTTTTCTTAGCGGCATCCGAGAACTGAATCATATTTCCCTCTGTAGCCGGCATTTTAGCACAAGGAGTTACACGGGTGGATAGACATGGTAGAGCAGCCAATACACCAAAACACCGGTCACCGAAACATAGAGCCAGATGGGGAGCGTCCAGCGGGCGATCCGGCGGTGCCGATCAAACGCCCCCTGGAAGGCGCGCATGGCCGTGACGACCGCGAGCGGCGGAACGATCGCAGCCAAAATCGTGTGCGAAATGAGGAGGCCGAAATACGCCGGTCGGATCCAACCGACACCCGGGAAGGGCGTCGCACCGGCTACGTAATGATAGGTGAGATAAGACGTCAGAAAAACGATGGAGCAGACCAAAGCCGAAACCATGCATACTTTGTGCGCCGTAATTTGTTTTCGCCGGATCGAGACAAAACCGGTGACCAGGAAAATAGACGTAAGCGTGTTGAGAAATGCGTTGAGCGCTGGAAGATCGCGAAAGGACATCAGCCGGCGAAAGTCTTCCGCGGCCGGCGCACTTCA
This Bdellovibrionota bacterium DNA region includes the following protein-coding sequences:
- a CDS encoding DUF420 domain-containing protein, with product MSFRDLPALNAFLNTLTSIFLVTGFVSIRRKQITAHKVCMVSALVCSIVFLTSYLTYHYVAGATPFPGVGWIRPAYFGLLISHTILAAIVPPLAVVTAMRAFQGAFDRHRRIARWTLPIWLYVSVTGVLVYWLLYHVYPPV